In one Mucilaginibacter ginsenosidivorax genomic region, the following are encoded:
- a CDS encoding TlpA family protein disulfide reductase translates to MINKKHFSASNIIFVVLMILVVITWLNPSAKVELIRGLMAVGAFKPDPDDYARNHKETVSLPNYSYRDASGNIISISGLKDKVVFVNYWATWCPPCLAEIPSINKLFSKFKNNANIVFLMVDTDNDLLKSAAYLKNNHYNLPLYTSVNTFPDALLDGTIPTTLIFGKDGKLKYKHTGAADYDSDKFNEFLEKEAK, encoded by the coding sequence ATGATAAACAAAAAACACTTTTCGGCATCGAATATCATATTTGTAGTGCTCATGATATTAGTTGTAATTACCTGGTTAAACCCCAGCGCCAAAGTTGAACTCATACGTGGGCTGATGGCGGTTGGAGCTTTTAAGCCAGACCCTGATGATTATGCCCGTAACCATAAAGAAACTGTAAGCCTTCCGAACTATAGCTACCGGGATGCATCCGGAAATATCATATCCATATCAGGATTGAAAGACAAGGTAGTATTTGTTAATTACTGGGCAACCTGGTGCCCACCCTGCCTTGCTGAAATACCATCAATAAATAAACTTTTCTCGAAGTTTAAAAATAACGCCAATATTGTTTTTTTAATGGTTGATACCGATAACGACTTGTTGAAGTCGGCTGCTTACCTCAAGAACAATCATTACAACCTGCCGTTGTATACATCGGTTAATACGTTTCCGGATGCTTTACTGGATGGTACCATACCAACAACACTAATATTTGGTAAAGACGGCAAGCTAAAATACAAACACACCGGCGCAGCCGATTACGACAGCGATAAATTTAACGAGTTTTTGGAGAAGGAAGCGAAATAG
- a CDS encoding alpha-N-arabinofuranosidase, producing MKRNLLSSLGAAALCLISVSGYSQTGTLSISTDSKTTISKHIYGQFAEHLGHGIYGGFWVDKTLPVKKQDRIRLDVVEALKKIKIPNLRWPGGCFADEYHWRDGIGPTALRPRMVNTNWGGTTEDNSFGTHEFLELCSLLKCEPYVAGNVGSGTVEEMSKWIEYLNSNSTSTVVKERIKNGHPAPYNVTIWGVGNESWGCGGNMTPEYYADLFKRYAAFAKDYPGAKLKKIASGPNSDDYNWTEVCMKNIPNWLMSGLSLHYYTIPTGNWGKKGSATEFSEKEYFNTMVNCLKMEELVTKHSAIMDKYDPGKKVALVVDEWGVWTDVEPGTNPGFLFQQNSLRDALIAGTTLNIFNNHSDRVRMAALAQTVNVLQSLILTDKEKIVLTPTYHIFDMYKVHQDAKYLPIKLDAPNYEVDGKKIQAVNASASQDSTGKVHISLVNLDMHNAITITTELKDVKWSTVKGQVLTSANITDINTFANPNKLHLVSFTGAKKDGDKLVVTLPAKSVVTLELQPL from the coding sequence ATGAAAAGAAATTTGCTCTCATCACTTGGCGCTGCCGCCTTGTGTTTAATTTCGGTATCCGGCTACAGCCAAACCGGAACGCTCAGTATCAGTACCGATTCAAAAACAACCATCAGCAAGCACATTTACGGCCAATTTGCCGAGCATTTGGGCCACGGCATTTACGGTGGTTTTTGGGTTGATAAAACCCTGCCTGTTAAAAAACAGGACAGAATAAGGCTGGATGTGGTAGAGGCCCTAAAAAAGATAAAAATACCTAACCTGCGCTGGCCTGGCGGATGTTTTGCCGATGAATATCACTGGCGCGATGGCATTGGCCCTACAGCATTGCGCCCCCGCATGGTAAACACCAACTGGGGCGGTACAACCGAAGATAACAGCTTTGGTACGCACGAGTTTTTGGAACTATGCTCGCTGCTTAAATGCGAGCCTTATGTAGCTGGCAACGTTGGTAGCGGCACGGTTGAAGAAATGTCGAAATGGATTGAGTACCTTAACTCAAACAGTACCAGCACCGTGGTTAAAGAACGTATTAAAAACGGGCACCCTGCCCCATATAACGTTACTATTTGGGGTGTAGGCAACGAAAGCTGGGGTTGCGGCGGTAATATGACACCTGAGTATTATGCCGATTTGTTTAAACGCTACGCCGCATTTGCTAAAGACTACCCTGGCGCTAAACTTAAAAAAATTGCCAGCGGACCAAATTCTGACGATTATAATTGGACGGAAGTTTGTATGAAAAACATCCCCAACTGGTTAATGTCGGGTTTGTCATTGCACTATTATACAATACCTACCGGCAACTGGGGTAAAAAAGGATCGGCCACCGAATTTAGCGAGAAAGAATACTTTAACACCATGGTTAACTGCCTTAAAATGGAAGAGCTGGTTACCAAACACTCGGCCATTATGGATAAATATGACCCGGGAAAAAAAGTAGCATTAGTGGTTGACGAGTGGGGTGTTTGGACAGATGTAGAACCAGGTACCAACCCTGGCTTTTTATTCCAGCAAAACAGTCTGCGCGATGCATTAATTGCGGGAACAACACTTAATATTTTCAATAACCACAGTGATCGTGTACGCATGGCAGCTTTGGCGCAAACCGTTAACGTATTGCAATCACTTATTTTAACAGATAAGGAAAAAATAGTGCTTACCCCTACCTATCATATTTTTGATATGTACAAAGTGCACCAGGATGCCAAATACCTCCCTATTAAACTGGATGCACCAAACTACGAGGTTGACGGCAAAAAAATACAGGCTGTAAATGCATCAGCATCGCAAGACAGCACAGGAAAAGTGCATATATCATTGGTTAACCTTGATATGCATAACGCCATAACAATTACTACCGAATTAAAAGACGTAAAATGGAGCACCGTTAAAGGCCAGGTATTAACATCGGCCAATATTACCGACATTAACACTTTTGCAAACCCAAACAAGCTGCACCTGGTAAGCTTTACAGGCGCTAAAAAGGATGGCGATAAACTGGTGGTTACGCTACCCGCAAAATCGGTAGTGACGCTGGAGTTACAGCCCCTCTAA